The Theileria annulata chromosome 3, complete sequence, *** SEQUENCING IN PROGRESS *** genome has a segment encoding these proteins:
- a CDS encoding Theileria-specific sub-telomeric protein, SVSP family, putative (note;~Tap299b01.p1c.C.cand.3 - score = 38.03): MIKYHRMSKYFRYQYILILILIGYSGCSDDLNHERVKTEDCNKDETNFNQTGHTLVSRNIIERGLGHIVYDSYGSESVSTTQPVEQSSESDIDQDIDEPVEPETIPVEVGSDEEEDEDEEDNFQVTETTEITEGVTGTQTVGPSTDTEDDYKEEKPTEIDVGYEIIHPELSTTIFMGFDDKRKFIIMDHRHFYITTDNTTDIKIEFGAKLYEIKQDNKLVWKGKKYKSRPQCVIYKKLTNVFLIIFPNSFFSCKYVNGNWEKRINIIPEIVLYYVNYLGKHEEIDGSNIITEYTQYGSVRKYIKYPTMCTMIEVGHQKLWEKKYIEKYPREVHCYGNKKIVIVFVTWKYIYLNHDGIWKFEKSIKTK, encoded by the coding sequence ATGATTAAATATCATAGAATGagtaaatattttaggtaCCAATacatactaatattaatactaattgGATATTCTGGATGTTCTGATGATTTAAATCATGAAAGGGTAAAAACAGAAGATTGTAATAAGGATGAGactaattttaatcaaACTGGTCATACACTAGTTTCtagaaatattattgaaCGTGGTCTTGGACATATTGTTTATGATTCATATGGATCCGAATCTGTTAGTACAACTCAACCAGTAGAACAATCTAGTGAATCTGATATAGATCAAGATATTGATGAACCTGTAGAACCTGAAACTATTCCAGTAGAAGTTGGatcagatgaagaagaagatgaagatgaagaagataattttCAGGTAACAGAAACTACTGAAATAACTGAAGGAGTGACTGGAACTCAGACtgttggaccaagcactGATACTGAAGATGATtataaagaagaaaaaCCAACAGAAATTGATGTTGGTTATGAAATTATACATCCTGAATTATCAACAACTATATTTATGGGATTTGATGACAAAAggaaatttattataatgGATCATAgacatttttatataacaACTGATAATACAACTGATATTAAAATAGAATTCGGTGCGaaattatatgaaataaAACAAGACAATAAACTTGTATGGAAaggtaaaaaatataaatcacGTCCAcaatgtgtaatatataaaaaattaacaaacgtttttcttattatttttcCTAATAGTTTCTTTTCATGTAAATATGTTAATGGTAATTGGGAAAAGagaataaatataattccagaaattgttttatattatgtaaattatttgggTAAACATGAAGAGATAGATGgttcaaatataataactGAATATACACAATATGGTAGTGTTcgaaaatatattaaataccCTACAATGTGTACAATGATTGAAGTTGGTCATCAAAAATTATGGgaaaaaaaatatattgaaaaatatcCAAGAGAAGTACATTGTTATggtaataaaaaaatagtAATAGTTTTTGTAACATggaaatatatatatctaAATCATGATGGTATATGGAAATTTGAGAAATctattaaaacaaaataa
- a CDS encoding SfiI-subtelomeric fragment related protein family member, putative yields MKIYLKSYRSIIFEFYLLFIIVCQIRHFVSCADHSIGAVGGNDNTLPEETDTSSVYILNISFVEINELYYHFADGNYESFCRKNNNLFNKIIKSKVIGSKEIWESKDNNHCKSVRTFKAVNGHKYLCIILESDDFVFLRKLGKGKPYEDITHTRINFSILKFFFFDKGNFSEFVIDKTKINIYKLNLVYEFKDGVNCHKILYSDRVVYEYELNPEFGLLKGIYLDLLNNDFNIVNENDTSKKLDMEAGKSIPQNVPIHPNHYPKEIKLIGYQPVDPFDPFNSANFSEVFSGRYSVTMAELEYEYSISSIKCSMVKYNDTTIWEKSHESNIYPISMKLVRLKNVILLRFADHFIKLILKDNQWESKIYHYEKKLPEDETIGAVGGEAAPAVYLSPEELNAVSQCKKIDIDLEKSIINDYIERYEDIETSNGVFQAKEGNVFNSIVCSNELIWQASEGKFCKKIVVQSFNIKKCSYVSIFNVDGTITHYKKIDNVWKEGGTAIIFYLQEQKSQYIYKCEMNDGVLIFTTTFNYEILMVKDDNQRIWQSKNRSEMVVKIIKNYDPLRTVTNFSLYLVNGSIKHFEKVEKIWVEVDNKSLLDIGVKKTTFKFEYHDGRSYKSYSRRQNFLIQKVVKKSLEIWESKEDDHGLKAILMGSGKDEKFLSILLQSLNFVLLRKCGQRRPWENITHTRHRMNDMKFLKSDGTEIDKTEYHVDLLKTSFSYIFKPQVECHTIKHNDRELWKYDDPETRKRYPTSINLELTTNELKLKFDYNIEKKLNIT; encoded by the coding sequence atgaaaatatatttgaaatcTTATAGATCAATTATCTTTGAATTTTatctattatttattatagtTTGTCAGATAAGACATTTTGTAAGTTGTGCTGATCATTCTATTGGAGCAGTAGGAGGAAATGATAATACATTACCTGAAGAAACAGATACATCAAGTGtatatattcttaatatCAGCTTTGTTGAAATAAATGAACTCTATTATCATTTCGCAGATGGAAATTATGAATCTTTTTGTCGtaaaaacaataatttgttcaataaaataatcaaatCAAAAGTTATTGGTAGTAAGGAAATTTGGGAATCAAAAGATAATAATCATTGTAAGTCTGTAAGAACATTTAAGGCTGTAAATGGACATAAATACCTTTGTATTATACTAGAGTCAGATGATTTTGTATTTCTTAGAAAATTAGGTAAAGGAAAACCCTACGAAGATATTACTCATACTAGAAtcaatttttcaatattgaaattttttttctttGATAAAGGAAATTTTTCAGAATTTGTAATAgataaaacaaaaataaatatatataaactgAATCTTgtttatgaatttaaagatGGAGTGAATTGTCATAAGATACTTTACTCGGATAGAGTAGTTTATgaatatgaattaaatCCAGAGTTTGGATTGTTAAAGGGAATATACCTAGATCTTTTAAAcaatgattttaatattgttaacGAAAATGATACATCAAAGAAATTAGATATGGAAGCTGGTAAGTCAATTCCACAAAATGTACCAATACATCCTAATCATTATCCAAAGgaaattaaactaattgGATATCAACCTGTAGATCCATTTGATCCATTTAATTCAGCAAATTTTTCTGAAGTTTTTTCTGGAAGATATAGTGTCACCATGGCTGAATTAGAATACGAATATAGCATAAGTTCTATAAAATGTTCCATGgttaaatataatgataCTACCATTTGGGAAAAATCTCATGaatcaaatatttatcCAATATCAATGAAATTAGTTAGACTAAAAAATGTTATATTACTTAGGTTTGCGGATcactttattaaattaatactaaagGATAATCAGTGGGAATCAaaaatatatcattatGAAAAAAAACTACCTGAAGATGAAACTATTGGTGCCGTAGGAGGTGAAGCTGCTCCTGCTGTATATTTGAGTCCAGAAGAATTGAATGCTGTTTCTCaatgtaaaaaaattgatatagACCTTGAAAAATCTATAATTAACGATTATATTGAACGTTATGAAGATATTGAAACATCGAATGGTGTTTTTCAGGCAAAAGAAGGAAATGTATTTAATTCAATAGTATGTAgtaatgaattaatttgGCAAGCTAGTGAAGgaaaattttgtaaaaaaataGTTGTACAAAGTTTTAACATAAAAAAATGCTCATACGTATCAATTTTCAATGTTGATGGTACTATAACTCACTACAAAAAAATCGATAATGTTTGGAAAGAAGGAGGAACTgcaattatattttacttGCAAGAACAAAAATctcaatatatatataaatgtgaAATGAATGATGGTGTTCTTATTTTTACTACAACATTCAACTACGAAATATTAATGGTAAAAGATGATAATCAAAGAATATGGCAATCTAAAAATAGATCTGAAATGGtagtaaaaattataaaaaattatgatCCTTTAAGAACAGTTACAAATTTTAGTTTATACCTTGTCAATGGAAGTATAAAACATTTTGAAAaagttgaaaaaatatGGGTAGAAGTGGAcaataaatcattattaGATATTGGAGTCAAAAAAACAACATTCAAATTTGAATATCATGATGGACGTTCATACAAATCATATTCTCGTAGACAAAACTTTTTAATCCAGAAGGTTGTGAAGAAATCCCTGGAGATCTGGGAATCTAAAGAGGATGATCACGGACTCAAGGCAATATTGATGGGTTCTGGTAAGGATGAGAAATTCCTGTCAATTCTCCTGCAAAGTCTTAACTTTGTACTTCTTAGGAAGTGTGGTCAACGTAGGCCATGGGAAAATATCACACATACAAGACATAGAATGAATGATATGAAATTTCTTAAATCAGATGGTACAGAAATTGACAAGACTGAATATCACGTAGACTTATTAAAGACTTCATTCTCATACATATTTAAACCACAAGTTGAATGTCACACAATTAAACATAATGATAGGGAATTATGGAAATATGATGATCCAGAAACCAGAAAAAGATATCCAACCAGTATAAATCTTGAATTGACTACAAATGAACTAAAacttaaatttgattacaatatagaaaaaaaattaaatataacttAA
- a CDS encoding (subtelomeric) ABC-transporter protein family member, putative (note;~Tap299b01.p1c.cand.1 - score = 55.75;~SMART 6 transmembrane domains at aa 140-162, 175-197, 289-311, 318-340, 397-419 and 440-462; 2 AAA (SM0382) domains at aa 549-748, E()=4.68e-01; 1264-1442, E()=5.39e-02; pfam:ABC_membrane (PF00664) at aa 840-1135, E()=3.90e-02;~12 probable transmembrane helices predicted for TA05590 by TMHMM2.0 at aa 140-162, 175-197, 289-311, 318-340, 397-419, 440-462, 579-601, 837-859, 900-922, 976-998, 1002-1021 and 1088-1107), whose amino-acid sequence MGRRRDISELCNERFQDDHDKPVSEHHYWESKSYSKTYFKNKSLYLKFRYYDSTSVLKFLFFHWVAKWAFLLSKQYVEPYKLHPLPVADQILHWYPIFSKNLSDGLLSLESYETSQYGDSNTKPPRSVLLRALLLTFWKRTLFGLLGIVVTNVLSMSIALLVKHLLDTLNTKSFTLAKIFLFLFAIIGLQIIDGLLIENFTYYLLRLRLIWEYSIAITVFQHGLSHRRNFYNNINGSNFLNVCNNVLHSCSPDSDCSKNPLYCPARRFQNKDITPNMFTFEIMDPFYISMFLQSLIYVVNFLSNFIYGIVLISTQIKINVWVLYVLGAVFTFMLIVVEIINSFIFHFICLIKDYRISECIEIISELPLINKLLYDDIAINIITETRNSELMLILVRIFLTAFNKSLYVICTNISFYVLMRYFVKSVKDAEVITEIDTAGFLSTFYIFFRIINSMFMFPYALGKLATSYVSYNRVKKYLIDCSPNFYISDNKHTGSTKMSSVLPDVTKEIDKDVVVLYKDASFSWVNNRKDFANKNNEVYLKNVNFQLKRGEIAIITGTQGCGKSNFIKSVLGEMTLVSGSMAVVPLHTSMPIFYASEYIWLKEGTIRSNITFGHRFDEDIYNSVIKAVELESDILSWEKGDFRVVSDSAHSLSCGQRVRMEMARAIYAYLIFSKVNKDYNSQCSFLMCLDSQFHGLDPYVSRTVFHNLFNSKTGLLVRDDLAVILSSSITLLDKCVSTSKLTEYQNITIYEIDNKYVYFYCYLSDFFRDKKTPNGFEYITSPSVPYKLNFFTKDLLKLCYSLSTKSGRRFVTKSKYRRSLTSIIQECYANDKFNPYLVYFKAAGFTLVLFIVLTIASSVMDNSKFILATDLTDYIFKKTADYEDGLSVDMSEVRSHSDSALNTILIIVSVIIVCSLLSTLLFTVSCLVASRRIHEYCLSSVFKNSSSVIKIKKQINQIITYFSVDIYFIDQYAGDMFFTTFLSFIQTAISIGTLFYTIPLSIPFIFVSLVLAFEFVALKIIKSFMNIQLGSQEATSQINTSCEDAILGSPIYRSFKKEWELINDIIERNDYKTRCWYLATSLGSWTSVLFNWIFSLTTALFLTALIIFDKFTNYKMNVGYFGLGLSLSSSVIKAFNNYSFCFAWLQVYMCSVRRFQCFIPPGTKYVFDKFRNVNEEDIVVNSSKLEDQVNKKMLLKRRALEFKETKPNLIKRMLYNPKINITDICKYLPSEHSGVVLKHLCVYTTSEMNEEGLILNNINASPSRSDIIGIIGRTGAGKTTLLSVLQNTVRHRSGQVLLDGRDLQDIPKSLIRHVIGVLPQLPFVFKGWTIRRFLDPRRLFTDDEINDALHNCGLLEFVNNLHGGRKLDTIIMPKPLKLKKTKDQSESFNKGKEPFSEESSMTLDDLSSVGTMLSVTQLRTLWFAKLVLYRHLYRMLIIDEPPSDNCSEDGSEVQDIGIPIYELLDKYFKHCTCFVTAHYAKVLKSCTSVWVMHNGKLIKTCKASEVSKNESISNIIEEIVNKYSN is encoded by the coding sequence ATGGGAAGACGTAGAGATATTTCTGAATTATGTAATGAGAGATTCCAAGATGACCATGATAAACCTGTTTCTGAACATCATTACTGGGAAAGTAAATCATACTCCAAGACctattttaaaaacaagtctctttatttaaaatttaggtATTATGACTCCACCAGTGTTTTGAAATTCCTTTTCTTTCACTGGGTAGCTAAATGGGCATTTCTTCTTTCCAAACAATATGTAGAGCCATATAAGTTACATCCACTTCCTGTTGCTGACCAAATTTTACATTGGTAtccaattttttcaaaGAACCTTAGCGATGGTCTACTAAGTCTGGAATCATATGAAACTAGCCAATATGGAGACTCAAATACCAAACCACCTAGATCTGTTCTCCTTCGTGCATTGTTATTGACATTTTGGAAACGAACATTATTTGGTTTACTTGGCATTGTGGTTACTAATGTACTTAGTATGAGCATTGCATTACTTGTCAAGCATCTACTTGATACATTAAACACTAAGTCGTTTACTCTAGCTAAgatatttttgtttttatttgCTATAATAGGattacaaattatagaTGGATTATTGATCGAGAACTTCACTTATTATCTTCTTCGATTAAGGCTTATATGGGAATATTCCATTGCAATTACTGTGTTTCAACATGGCTTATCTCATAGGCGCAACttctataataatattaatggaTCAAACTTCTTGAATGTTTGTAACAATGTTCTACATAGTTGTTCCCCTGATTCTGATTGTTCAAAAAATCCTTTGTATTGTCCTGCCAGGCGTTTCCAAAACAAAGATATTACTCCTAACATGTTCACGTTTGAAATCATGGATCCATTCTACATTTCAATGTTTTTACAATCACTGATATATGTTGTCAACTTCTTgtcaaattttatttatggaattgtattaatttcGACTCAGATTAAGATTAATGTATGGGTATTGTACGTACTTGGTGCCGTTTTCACATTCATGCTGATCGTTGTTGAGATCATAAATAGTTTTATATTCCACTTTATTTGTCTTATAAAGGATTATAGGATTTCAGAatgtattgaaattatatctGAGTTACCTCTGataaacaaattacttTATGATGATATTGccattaacattattactGAGACTAGGAATAGTGAactaatgttaattttggTTAGAATATTCTTAACGGCTTTCAATAAATCCTTATATGTTATATGTACCAATATATCATTCTATGTCTTGATGAgatattttgtaaaatcaGTAAAAGATGCAGAAGTTATTACTGAAATTGATACGGCTGGTTTCTTGTcaacattttatatatttttcaggATTATCAACTCAATGTTTATGTTTCCTTATGCACTTGGGAAATTAGCCACTTCATATGTATCATATAACAGAGTTAAAAAATATCTTATCGATTGTTCTCCTAACTTTTACATTAGTGATAACAAACACACAGGCTCTACAAAGATGTCATCCGTACTTCCAGATGTAACTAAAGAGATTGACAAGGATGTCGTAGTTTTGTATAAGGATGCTTCTTTCTCATGGGTCAACAACAGGAAGGATTTTGCTAATAAGAATAATGAGGTTTATTTGAAGAATGTTAATTTCCAGCTTAAGAGGGGTGAAATTGCAATAATTACAGGTACTCAAGGTTGTGGTAAATCTAACTTTATCAAGTCTGTACTGGGTGAAATGACACTAGTCAGTGGTTCAATGGCTGTAGTTCCTCTCCATACATCAATGCCTATATTTTATGCTTCTGAATATATATGGCTAAAAGAAGGAACCATTAGATCAAACATTACATTTGGACATAGATTTGATGAGGATATATATAACTCAGTTATCAAAGCCGTTGAGCTTGAATCTGATATATTATCTTGGGAGAAAGGTGACTTCAGAGTGGTTTCAGATAGTGCTCATTCACTCAGTTGTGGTCAGAGAGTTAGGATGGAAATGGCTAGAGCAATTTATGCATATCTCATATTTAGTAAAGTTAACAAGGATTATAATAGCCAATGTTCATTCTTGATGTGCCTTGATTCACAATTCCATGGATTAGATCCATATGTTTCTAGAACTGTATTCCATAACCTGTTCAATTCTAAGACTGGATTGCTTGTTAGGGATGATTTAGCTGTTATCCTTTCATCATCAATAACATTGCTTGATAAATGTGTCTCAACATCAAAATTAACTGAATATCAAAACATTACCATATACGAgattgataataaatacgTTTATTTCTATTGTTATTTGTCTGATTTCTTTAGGGACAAAAAAACACCGAACGGTTTTGAATATATCACATCACCATCAGTTCCATACAAGCTAAATTTCTTCACTAAGgatttactaaaattatgttattCACTATCTACAAAGTCTGGAAGACGTTTTGTTACAAAATCGAAATATAGACGTTCACTAACATCTATCATCCAAGAATGTTATGccaatgataaatttaatccaTACCTAGTATATTTCAAAGCAGCTGGTTTCACTTTAGTTCTTTTTATTGTCTTAACAATTGCATCAAGCGTTATGGACAACTCCAAATTCATCCTCGCAACTGATCTTACagattatatattcaagAAAACAGCTGACTATGAAGATGGTCTCTCAGTTGACATGTCAGAAGTTAGATCACACAGCGATTCTGCCCTGAATACAATACTGATCATTGTCTCAGTTATTATTGTTTGTTCCTTATTGTCAACCCTATTATTTACTGTATCATGTCTAGTGGCATCAAGAAGGATTCATGAGTATTGCCTTTCTTCAGTGTTTAAGAATAGTTCATCAGTAATCAAAATCAAGAAGCAgattaatcaaataataacatatttttcagttgatatttatttcatcGATCAATATGCTGGAGATATGTTTTTCACCACTTTCTTGTCATTCATTCAGACTGCTATTTCCATTGGAACACTATTCTATACAATTCCCCTATCaattccatttatttttgtatcATTGGTATTGGCCTTTGAATTTGTGGCATTGAAGATTATTAAGTCATTTATGAACATTCAACTGGGATCACAAGAAGCTACTTCACAAATTAACACGTCTTGTGAGGATGCTATACTGGGATCACCCATTTACAGAAGTTTTAAAAAGGAATGGGAATTGATTAACGATATTATCGAAAGAAATGATTACAAAACAAGATGTTGGTATTTGGCAACATCTTTAGGAAGCTGGACTTCAGTTCTGTTTAATTGGATATTCTCTCTTACAACAGCTCTATTCCTCACAGCTCTAATCATATTTGATAAGTTTACAAACTACAAAATGAATGTTGGTTACTTTGGATTAGGTCTATCACTGAGTAGCAGTGTTATTAAAGCATTCAACAATTATTCCTTTTGTTTCGCTTGGTTACAAGTTTATATGTGTTCAGTTCGAAGGTTCCAGTGCTTTATTCCACCTGGCACTAAGTATGTATTTGATAAGTTCCGTAATGTTAATGAAGAGGATATAGTTGTTAATTCTAGCAAACTTGAGGACCAAGTGAATAAAAAGATGTTACTTAAGAGAAGAGCACTTGAATTCAAAGAGACTAAACccaatttaataaagagGATGCTTTACAAtccaaaaattaacattactGACATTTGCAAATATCTTCCATCTGAACATAGTGGTGTAGTTTTGAAGCATCTTTGTGTGTATACCACATCTGAGATGAATGAGGAAGGTCTTATCctcaataatataaatgcATCACCATCTAGGTCAGATATTATTGGTATCATTGGAAGAACTGGAGCTGGTAAGACAACTCTATTATCTGTTCTACAAAATACCGTAAGGCATCGATCTGGTCAAGTCCTGCTGGATGGCAGAGATTTACAAGACATTCCCAAGAGTCTCATTAGGCATGTTATTGGTGTACTTCCTCAGCTTCCATTTGTTTTCAAGGGTTGGACTATTAGAAGGTTCTTGGATCCAAGGAGACTATTTacagatgatgaaattaatgacGCTCTCCATAATTGTGGTCTCCTTGAGTTTGTTAATAACCTTCATGGTGGAAGAAAACTAGATACTATAATTATGCCCAAACCCCTAAAATTGAAGAAGACCAAAGACCAATCAGAATCCTTTAACAAGGGTAAGGAGCCTTTCTCTGAAGAAAGTTCAATGACATTAGATGACCTTAGCTCAGTAGGTACTATGTTATCCGTAACTCAGCTCAGAACACTTTGGTTTGCCAAACTAGTATTATACAGACATCTCTATAGGATGTTAATCATTGATGAACCTCCATCTGATAATTGTTCAGAAGACGGATCTGAGGTTCAAGATATTGGAATACCCATTTACGAGTTATTGgacaaatatttcaaacatTGTACTTGTTTTGTTACTGCACATTATGCCAAAGTCCTTAAATCTTGTACATCAGTTTGGGTAATGCATAATGGTAAACTTATAAAGACATGTAAGGCCTCAGAAGTATCCAAAAATGAATCGATATCAAACATCATAGAGGAGATTgtcaataaatattcaaacTAA
- a CDS encoding Theileria-specific sub-telomeric protein, SVSP family (note;~Tap299b01.p1c.C.cand.3 - score = 38.03) encodes MNKCVTYTYIIILIIIADVYCSDKQPSRESDDSTDDSDDDINFDTIVKELETLVDEDDEYDFGRVSKQVEKIIDDILDETDETYGVDPNTLVRGIEKIIDDHIDEPSSKIEQQKTYPQTYQTPFNYSNYKSFYSQYKEQSDSIYPSSYFSSQPVYPPPSSTPLSSNLKYHSAVFYPRYVNPRLIPRYQKYPYGIDPGGKGVSDKPSDQPSKPRDDKQTDRPRDRPRDKPSVSRKPVKGYKPKHPKEGAFGGDEEETQKLSSFFPETKKCKTITLVKYDQGNLVEMTHEDYRILQCGSHITKYIFRSELEQVYCDDEIVYNHRPGKHYCISLNYNIQSCYFVLEFVDELLLFMFTKGKWKGNKHKNQCPFKFYTHIGGHIRQMTNDYYCIDINTKGSIKYRFCNNVYCSKVKFDDEEVWEKTTHGEYPMAICSSYNGKIIFYYDGYNEVFGKRYNKYVMLSSGKDDK; translated from the coding sequence atgaataaatgtgtaacatatacatatataataatactcATTATAATTGCAGATGTTTATTGTTCAGATAAACAGCCATCCCGAGAATCTGATGACTCTACAGATGACTCAGATGATgatattaattttgatacAATAGTAAAAGAATTAGAAACATTAGTTGATGAAGATGACGAATATGATTTTGGAAGAGTTTCGAAACAAgtagaaaaaataattgatgATATACTGGATGAAACTGATGAAACATATGGTGTTGATCCTAACACGTTAGTAAGAGGaatagaaaaaattattgatgATCATATTGATGAACCTTCAAGTAAAATAGAACAACAAAAAACTTATCCACAAACATATCAAACACCTTTCAATTATTCCAAttataaatcattttataGTCAATACAAAGAGCAATCTGATAGTATATATCCATCAAGTTATTTTAGTAGTCAACCAGTTTATCCACCACCAAGCTCCACTCCATTATCCAgcaatttaaaatatcacAGTGCAGTATTTTATCCTAGATATGTTAATCCTAGATTAATACCACGTTACCAAAAATATCCTTATGGAATAGATCCTGGTGGCAAAGGAGTTAGTGATAAACCATCAGATCAACCAAGTAAACCTCGAGATGATAAACAAACAGATAGACCAAGAGATAGACCAAGAGATAAACCTAGTGTATCTAGAAAACCAGTAAAAGGTTATAAACCTAAACATCCTAAAGAAGGTGCTTTTGGAGGTGATGAAGAAGAAACACAAAAATTGTCATCATTTTTTCCTGAAACCAAAAAATGCAAAACAATAACTCTTGTGAAATATGACCAAGGAAATCTTGTTGAAATGACTCATGAAGATTATAGAATTTTACAATGTGGTTCACATATaacaaaatatatattcagaTCTGAACTTGAACAAGTATATTGTGATGATGAAATTGTTTATAATCATAGACCTGGAAAACATTATTGTATATCATtgaattataatattcaaTCATGCTACTTTGTTCTTGAATTTGTTGATgaattattgttatttatgTTTACTAAAGGTAAGTGGAAAGgaaataaacataaaaacCAATGCccatttaaattttatacacatATTGGTGGTCATATTCGTCAAATGACAAATGATTATTATTGTATTGATATCAATACAAAAGGATCAATCAAATATAGATTTTGTAATAATGTTTACTGTAGTAAGGTCAAGTttgatgatgaagaagTATGGGAAAAAACTACTCATGGTGAATATCCTATGGCAATTTGCTCATCTTATAAtggaaaaattatattttattatgatGGATATAATGAAGTCTTTGGGAaaagatataataaatatgtgATGTTAAGTTCTGGAAAAGATGACAAATAA